In Streptomyces sp. NBC_00091, the following proteins share a genomic window:
- the pelF gene encoding GT4 family glycosyltransferase PelF, with amino-acid sequence MSRGRHVTMLTEGTYPHVHGGVSTWCDQLVRGMPEVDFNVIALTGSGREPVTWELPRNVYRHTSVPLWGPTPPRTRRRALRGKAHRRFTDTYETFLLSLIDAERGGFSEALGELAGLARAGRLAPALRSESVLRLLMDVWTRPGLLTAAARPTIHDALTATDLLEHALRPLSVRIPPDCVAHAVSSGLATLPALAAKRLDGVPFLLTEHGIYLRERYLGYRSAAQRWPVKALMLGFYRELNSEGYRQADLITPCNQYNRRWEERGGADSERIRTVYNGVDPHAFPEAGPEPEVPTLSWCGRIDPIKDLETLIRAYAFMREELPALRLRLFGPVPAGCEEYKLRLEKLAAELGVGDGISYEGRIDQVAKAYAAGSVVMLSSISEGFPFSIIEAMSCGRTTVSTDVGGVREAVGDTGLVVPPREPETMARATLALLRDDERRAELGRMSRKRVVEKFTLHQSVDGFRHIYRGLADEKRAGQPAVPLHTGDDWSQRLADPWHKDPWNKELAADGSLW; translated from the coding sequence ATGAGCCGTGGGCGTCATGTCACCATGCTCACCGAAGGCACCTATCCGCACGTCCACGGGGGAGTCAGCACCTGGTGCGACCAACTGGTGCGCGGTATGCCGGAGGTCGACTTCAACGTCATAGCCCTGACCGGCTCCGGACGCGAGCCGGTCACCTGGGAACTGCCCCGCAACGTCTACCGGCACACCTCCGTCCCGCTCTGGGGCCCGACACCGCCCCGCACCCGCCGCCGGGCCCTGCGGGGCAAGGCCCACCGCCGCTTCACCGACACCTACGAAACCTTCCTGCTCTCCCTGATCGACGCCGAGCGCGGGGGATTCTCCGAGGCCCTGGGCGAACTCGCCGGCCTCGCCCGGGCCGGCCGGCTCGCCCCGGCCCTGCGCTCCGAATCGGTACTGCGCCTGCTGATGGACGTATGGACCCGCCCCGGCCTGCTCACCGCCGCCGCCCGGCCCACCATCCACGACGCGCTCACCGCCACCGACCTGCTGGAACACGCCCTGCGCCCGCTGTCGGTACGGATCCCGCCCGACTGCGTCGCCCACGCCGTCAGCAGCGGCCTCGCCACCCTCCCCGCCCTCGCCGCCAAACGCCTCGACGGAGTGCCCTTCCTCCTCACCGAGCACGGCATCTACCTGCGCGAGCGCTACCTCGGCTACCGCAGCGCCGCCCAGCGCTGGCCCGTCAAGGCCCTGATGCTGGGCTTCTACCGCGAGCTGAACTCCGAGGGCTACCGGCAGGCCGACCTGATCACCCCGTGCAACCAGTACAACCGCCGCTGGGAGGAACGCGGAGGCGCCGACTCCGAACGGATCCGCACCGTCTACAACGGCGTCGACCCGCACGCCTTCCCCGAAGCCGGCCCCGAACCCGAGGTCCCCACCCTCAGCTGGTGCGGCCGCATCGACCCGATCAAGGACCTCGAAACCCTGATCCGCGCCTACGCCTTCATGCGCGAGGAGCTGCCCGCCCTGCGCCTGCGCCTCTTCGGCCCCGTCCCGGCCGGCTGCGAGGAGTACAAGCTGCGCCTGGAGAAACTCGCCGCCGAGCTCGGCGTGGGCGACGGCATCTCGTACGAGGGCCGCATCGACCAGGTCGCCAAGGCCTACGCGGCGGGCTCCGTCGTCATGCTCTCCAGCATCAGCGAGGGCTTCCCCTTCAGCATCATCGAGGCCATGTCCTGCGGCCGCACCACCGTCTCCACCGACGTCGGAGGCGTCCGCGAGGCCGTCGGCGACACCGGCCTCGTCGTCCCGCCCCGCGAACCGGAAACCATGGCCCGCGCCACCCTCGCCCTGCTCCGCGACGACGAACGCCGCGCCGAACTCGGCCGGATGTCCCGCAAACGGGTCGTCGAGAAGTTCACCCTCCACCAGTCCGTCGACGGCTTCCGGCACATCTACCGGGGCCTCGCCGATGAGAAGCGTGCCGGCCAGCCCGCCGTGCCCCTCCACACCGGCGACGACTGGTCCCAGCGCCTCGCCGACCCCTGGCACAAGGACCCCTGGAACAAAGAACTCGCAGCCGACGGGAGCCTGTGGTGA
- the lpdA gene encoding dihydrolipoyl dehydrogenase: MANDASTVFDLVILGGGSGGYAAALRASQLGLDVALIEKNKLGGTCLHNGCIPTKALLHAGEIADQAREAGQFGIKASFEGVDIAGVHKYKDEVISGLYKGLQGLVASRKVTYIEGEGRLSSPTSVDVNGQRIQGRHVLLATGSVPKSLPGLDIDGNRIISSDHALVLDRVPQSAIILGGGVIGVEFASAWKSFGTDVTVIEGLKHLVPVEDENSSKILERAFRKRGIKFNLGTFFEKAEYTESGVRVTLADGKTFEAEVLLVAIGRGPVSQGLGYEEQGVAMDRGYVLVNEYMQTNVPTISAVGDLVPTLQLAHVGFAEGILVAERLAGLKTVPIDYDGVPRVTYCHPEVASVGITEAKAKEIYGADKVVALKYNLAGNGKSKILKTAGEIKLVQVKDGAVVGVHMVGDRMGEQVGEAQLIYNWEALPAEVAQLIHAHPTQNEALGEAHLALAGKPLHAHD, from the coding sequence GTGGCGAACGACGCCAGCACCGTTTTCGACCTAGTGATCCTCGGCGGTGGCAGTGGCGGTTACGCCGCGGCGCTCCGCGCATCCCAGCTGGGTCTCGACGTTGCGCTGATCGAGAAGAACAAGCTCGGCGGCACCTGCCTGCACAACGGCTGCATCCCCACGAAGGCTCTGCTGCACGCCGGTGAGATCGCCGACCAGGCACGCGAAGCCGGACAGTTCGGCATCAAGGCCTCTTTCGAGGGCGTTGACATCGCCGGTGTGCACAAGTACAAGGACGAGGTCATCTCCGGCCTGTACAAGGGCCTGCAGGGGCTGGTCGCCTCCCGCAAGGTGACCTACATCGAGGGTGAGGGCCGCCTCTCCTCCCCGACTTCCGTCGACGTCAACGGCCAGCGCATCCAGGGCCGCCACGTCCTGCTGGCGACCGGCTCCGTGCCGAAGTCGCTGCCGGGCCTGGACATCGACGGCAACCGCATCATCTCCTCGGACCACGCCCTGGTCCTGGACCGCGTGCCCCAGTCCGCGATCATCCTGGGCGGCGGCGTCATCGGCGTCGAGTTCGCCTCGGCGTGGAAGTCCTTCGGCACCGACGTCACCGTCATCGAGGGCCTCAAGCACCTCGTCCCGGTCGAGGACGAGAACAGCTCGAAGATCCTCGAGCGCGCCTTCCGCAAGCGCGGCATCAAGTTCAACCTCGGCACCTTCTTCGAGAAGGCCGAATACACCGAGTCCGGCGTCCGCGTCACGCTCGCCGACGGCAAGACCTTCGAGGCCGAGGTGCTGCTGGTCGCCATCGGCCGCGGCCCGGTCTCCCAGGGCCTGGGCTACGAGGAGCAGGGCGTCGCGATGGACCGCGGCTACGTCCTGGTCAACGAGTACATGCAGACCAACGTGCCGACCATCTCGGCCGTGGGCGACCTCGTCCCGACCCTGCAGCTCGCGCACGTCGGCTTCGCCGAGGGCATCCTGGTCGCCGAGCGTCTGGCCGGTCTCAAGACCGTCCCGATCGACTACGACGGTGTCCCGCGCGTCACGTACTGCCACCCCGAGGTCGCCTCCGTCGGCATCACCGAGGCCAAGGCCAAGGAGATCTACGGTGCGGACAAGGTCGTCGCCCTGAAGTACAACCTGGCGGGCAACGGCAAGAGCAAGATCCTCAAGACCGCGGGCGAGATCAAGCTCGTCCAGGTCAAGGACGGTGCCGTGGTCGGCGTCCACATGGTCGGTGACCGGATGGGCGAGCAGGTCGGCGAAGCCCAGCTGATCTACAACTGGGAGGCCCTGCCGGCCGAGGTCGCGCAGCTCATCCACGCGCACCCGACCCAGAACGAGGCCCTCGGCGAGGCCCACCTGGCCCTGGCCGGCAAGCCGCTTCACGCACACGACTAA
- a CDS encoding GntR family transcriptional regulator, which produces MTPPVVHSLREQIREHIVEGIVSGRWKPGERIVERRIAVELEVSQTPVREALRELETLRLIESAPNKGVRVRNLSAADLEEIYPVRAGLEQIAAELAAPRLAVDCSALEPHVAALWEADRVEDGTAQVRHTVGFHREMVRAAGNSVLLHTWESLGIEVFTALSIRWLGTVQKSYAEEHEALVAAFRSQDPEIGLLVKRHVLGCAPRA; this is translated from the coding sequence ATCACCCCACCCGTCGTGCACTCGCTGCGCGAGCAGATCCGCGAGCACATCGTGGAGGGGATCGTCAGCGGGCGCTGGAAGCCCGGCGAGCGGATCGTCGAGCGGCGGATCGCCGTCGAGCTGGAGGTCAGCCAGACGCCCGTACGGGAGGCCCTGCGCGAGCTGGAGACCCTGCGGCTGATCGAGTCGGCGCCGAACAAGGGCGTCCGCGTACGGAACCTCTCCGCGGCCGACCTGGAGGAGATCTACCCGGTCCGGGCGGGCCTGGAGCAGATCGCGGCCGAGCTGGCCGCCCCGCGCCTCGCGGTCGACTGCTCGGCCCTGGAGCCGCACGTGGCGGCCCTGTGGGAGGCCGACCGCGTCGAGGACGGCACGGCGCAGGTGCGGCACACGGTGGGCTTCCACCGGGAGATGGTGCGGGCCGCCGGGAACAGCGTGCTGCTGCACACGTGGGAGAGCCTGGGCATCGAGGTCTTCACCGCGCTGTCCATCCGCTGGCTGGGCACCGTCCAGAAGTCCTACGCCGAGGAGCACGAAGCCCTCGTGGCGGCGTTCCGCAGCCAGGACCCGGAGATCGGGCTGCTGGTGAAGCGGCATGTCCTGGGGTGCGCACCCCGCGCCTGA
- the aceE gene encoding pyruvate dehydrogenase (acetyl-transferring), homodimeric type, whose translation MSDPVGKLPSELDQLPDRDTEETAEWAASLDAVAKAAGTRRAEYLLRRTLQHAEAAGLALPKLLETDYVNTIPTSAEPEFPGDEEMEAKITAWNRWNAAAMVTRGSKYGVGGHIATFASAAWLYETGFQHFFRGKEADGSGDQLYIQGHASPGIYARAFLDGRVSEQQLDNFRQESGGNGLPSYPHPRRLPWLWEFPTVSMGLGPLSAIYQARFNRYLQNRSIKDTANSHVWAFLGDGEMDEPESTAALALASREQLDNLTFVINCNLQRLDGPVRANFRVVQELEAQFRGAGWNVIKSLWGSAWDELFQLDTTGALVRRLREVPDAQFQTYATRDVAYIRQHFFGANAELVQLAGVLSDAKIAECFHSSRGGHEPRKVYAAYKAALEHKGAPTVILAQTVKGYTLGAGFESKNANHQMKKLTIDEFKDMRDLLGLPIPDSAFADGVVPYGHPGANSPEVQYLNERRAALGGPAPARKVKHVALPAPADRSFAPLLKGSGKQEMATTMAFVRLVKDLMRDKETGKRWVPIVPDEARTFGMESLFPSAGIYSPLGQTYEPVDRDQLMYYKEAKDGQILNEGITEAGAMADFIAACTSYATHGEPMIPFYIFYSMFGWQRTADQMWQLADQLGKGFIVGATAGRTTLTGEGLQHADGHSHLIASTNPASLNYDPAFAYEIAVIVKDGLRRMYGEQPEDVFYYLTVYNEPKVQPAMPEGVEEGILKGLYRFNTAADLGDAAPAADAPKVQLMASGTAIHWVLEAQQLLAADWNVAAGVWSATSWGELRRDALECDEALLRGEVRTPYVTRALEGVTSPVLAVSDWMRQVPDQISQWVEQDYTSLGTDGFGLSDTREGARRHFGVDAQSIVVAALAQLARRGEVPASAIKEARERYGL comes from the coding sequence ATGTCCGACCCCGTAGGAAAGCTTCCGAGCGAGCTCGACCAGCTCCCGGACCGCGACACCGAGGAGACCGCCGAATGGGCGGCCTCCCTCGACGCCGTCGCCAAGGCCGCCGGTACGCGCCGCGCCGAATACCTGCTCCGCCGCACGCTCCAGCACGCCGAGGCCGCCGGCCTCGCCCTGCCGAAGCTGCTGGAGACGGACTACGTCAACACGATCCCCACCTCCGCCGAGCCCGAGTTCCCGGGTGACGAGGAGATGGAAGCCAAGATCACCGCCTGGAACCGCTGGAACGCGGCCGCCATGGTGACCCGCGGCTCGAAGTACGGCGTCGGCGGCCACATCGCCACCTTCGCCTCCGCCGCGTGGCTGTACGAGACCGGCTTCCAGCACTTCTTCCGCGGGAAGGAGGCCGACGGATCGGGCGACCAGCTCTACATCCAGGGCCACGCCTCCCCCGGCATCTACGCCCGCGCGTTCCTCGACGGACGCGTCTCCGAGCAGCAGCTCGACAACTTCCGCCAGGAGTCCGGCGGCAACGGCCTGCCGTCCTACCCGCACCCGCGGCGCCTGCCGTGGCTGTGGGAGTTCCCCACGGTCTCCATGGGCCTCGGCCCGCTGTCGGCGATCTACCAGGCGCGCTTCAACCGCTACCTGCAGAACCGCAGCATCAAGGACACCGCCAACTCGCACGTCTGGGCCTTCCTGGGCGACGGCGAGATGGACGAGCCCGAGTCGACCGCCGCCCTGGCCCTGGCCTCCCGCGAGCAGCTCGACAACCTGACCTTCGTCATCAACTGCAACCTGCAGCGCCTCGACGGTCCGGTCCGCGCGAACTTCCGCGTGGTCCAGGAGCTGGAGGCCCAGTTCCGCGGCGCCGGCTGGAACGTCATCAAGTCGCTGTGGGGCTCCGCCTGGGACGAGCTGTTCCAGCTCGACACCACGGGCGCCCTGGTACGCCGCCTGCGCGAGGTACCCGACGCGCAGTTCCAGACGTACGCGACCCGCGACGTGGCCTACATCCGCCAGCACTTCTTCGGCGCCAACGCCGAGCTCGTGCAGCTGGCCGGTGTGCTCTCCGACGCGAAGATCGCCGAGTGCTTCCACAGCTCCCGCGGCGGCCACGAGCCCCGCAAGGTCTACGCCGCGTACAAGGCCGCCCTGGAGCACAAGGGCGCGCCGACGGTCATCCTCGCGCAGACCGTCAAGGGCTACACGCTGGGTGCCGGGTTCGAGTCGAAGAACGCGAACCACCAGATGAAGAAGCTGACGATCGACGAGTTCAAGGACATGCGTGACCTCCTTGGCCTCCCGATCCCGGACAGCGCCTTCGCCGACGGCGTCGTCCCCTACGGCCACCCGGGCGCGAACAGCCCCGAGGTCCAGTACCTGAACGAGCGCCGCGCGGCGCTCGGCGGCCCGGCCCCGGCCCGCAAGGTCAAGCACGTGGCCCTGCCGGCTCCGGCGGACCGTTCCTTCGCCCCGCTGCTCAAGGGTTCCGGCAAGCAGGAGATGGCCACCACCATGGCCTTCGTCCGCCTCGTCAAGGACCTGATGCGGGACAAGGAGACCGGCAAGCGCTGGGTGCCGATCGTCCCCGACGAGGCCCGTACCTTCGGTATGGAGTCCCTCTTCCCGTCGGCCGGCATCTACTCGCCGCTGGGCCAGACGTACGAGCCGGTCGACCGCGACCAGCTGATGTACTACAAGGAAGCCAAGGACGGCCAGATCCTCAACGAGGGGATCACCGAGGCCGGCGCCATGGCCGACTTCATCGCCGCCTGTACGTCGTACGCGACGCACGGCGAGCCGATGATCCCGTTCTACATCTTCTACTCGATGTTCGGCTGGCAGCGCACCGCCGACCAGATGTGGCAGCTCGCCGACCAGCTCGGCAAGGGCTTCATCGTCGGCGCCACGGCCGGCCGCACCACGCTGACCGGTGAGGGCCTCCAGCACGCGGACGGCCACTCGCACCTGATCGCGTCCACGAACCCGGCGTCGCTCAACTACGACCCGGCCTTCGCGTACGAGATCGCGGTGATCGTCAAGGACGGTCTGCGGCGGATGTACGGCGAGCAGCCCGAAGACGTCTTCTACTACCTGACGGTCTACAACGAGCCCAAGGTGCAGCCCGCGATGCCCGAGGGCGTCGAGGAAGGCATCCTCAAGGGCCTGTACCGCTTCAACACGGCGGCCGACCTGGGCGATGCCGCCCCGGCCGCCGACGCCCCCAAGGTCCAGCTGATGGCCTCGGGCACGGCGATCCACTGGGTGCTGGAGGCGCAGCAGCTGCTCGCCGCCGACTGGAACGTGGCCGCCGGCGTCTGGTCCGCCACCTCCTGGGGCGAGCTGCGGCGCGACGCGCTGGAGTGCGACGAGGCGCTGCTGCGCGGCGAGGTGCGCACCCCGTACGTCACCCGCGCGCTGGAGGGCGTCACCAGCCCGGTGCTGGCCGTCTCCGACTGGATGCGTCAGGTCCCGGACCAGATCAGCCAGTGGGTCGAGCAGGACTACACCTCGCTGGGTACCGACGGCTTCGGCCTGTCGGACACCCGCGAGGGTGCCCGCCGCCACTTCGGTGTC
- a CDS encoding leucyl aminopeptidase: protein MTALTLSTAGAATLRADALVVGVAKGPKGLVVAAGAEAVDKAFDGKLAAVLDSLGATGAEGETTKLPAPDGLKAPVVLAVGLGTAPEQDESFDEEALRRAAGSAARALHGSKKAAFALPLDDASAVTAVAEGALLGAYAFTAYQGGEKKGSKNGGPKQPLAEVALLGAKPRDKEHKAAAERAIVVATEVNVARDLINTPPNDLTPEAFAAVASATAKENGVKVQILDEKALVKGGYGGIMGVGKGSENPPRLVKLSYTHAKAEKTLAFVGKGITYDSGGISLKPAGHNETMKCDMSGAAAVFAAVIAAAKLGLQVNVTGWLALAENMPSGSATKPGDVLRMYSGKTVEVLNTDAEGRLVLGDALTKASEDNPDAIVDVATLTGAMVLALGDRTFGIMANDDAFRTSIHEIAEEVGEASWPMPLPEDLRKTMDSPTADIANMGVRMGGGLVAGLFLQEFVGEGITWAHLDIAGPAFHEGAPYGYTPKGGTGSAVRTLVRLAERTATGDLG, encoded by the coding sequence GTGACTGCTCTGACTCTCAGCACTGCCGGCGCGGCGACGCTGCGCGCCGACGCCCTCGTGGTCGGCGTGGCAAAGGGCCCGAAGGGGCTCGTCGTCGCCGCAGGCGCCGAGGCCGTTGACAAGGCGTTCGACGGAAAGCTGGCCGCCGTGCTCGACTCGCTCGGCGCCACCGGCGCCGAAGGCGAGACCACCAAGCTGCCCGCCCCGGACGGCCTCAAGGCCCCGGTCGTGCTGGCCGTCGGCCTGGGCACCGCGCCGGAGCAGGACGAGTCCTTCGACGAGGAGGCCCTGCGCCGCGCCGCCGGCTCCGCCGCCCGCGCCCTGCACGGCTCCAAGAAGGCCGCCTTCGCCCTCCCCCTGGACGACGCCTCCGCCGTCACCGCCGTCGCCGAGGGCGCACTGCTGGGCGCGTACGCCTTCACCGCCTACCAGGGCGGCGAGAAGAAGGGCTCCAAGAACGGCGGCCCCAAGCAGCCGCTGGCCGAGGTGGCCCTGCTCGGCGCCAAGCCGCGCGACAAGGAGCACAAGGCCGCGGCCGAGCGCGCCATCGTCGTCGCCACCGAGGTCAACGTCGCCCGCGACCTGATCAACACCCCGCCGAACGACCTCACCCCCGAGGCCTTCGCCGCCGTCGCCTCCGCGACCGCGAAGGAGAACGGCGTCAAGGTCCAGATCCTCGACGAGAAGGCCCTGGTCAAGGGTGGCTACGGCGGCATCATGGGCGTCGGCAAGGGCTCCGAGAACCCGCCGCGCCTGGTGAAGCTCTCCTACACCCACGCCAAGGCGGAGAAGACCCTCGCCTTTGTCGGCAAGGGCATCACCTACGACTCGGGCGGCATCTCCCTGAAGCCGGCAGGCCACAACGAGACGATGAAGTGCGACATGTCCGGCGCCGCCGCCGTCTTCGCCGCCGTCATCGCCGCCGCCAAGCTGGGCCTCCAGGTCAACGTCACCGGCTGGCTCGCGCTCGCCGAGAACATGCCGTCCGGCTCCGCCACCAAGCCCGGTGACGTGCTGCGCATGTACAGCGGCAAGACCGTCGAGGTCCTGAACACGGACGCCGAGGGCCGCCTGGTCCTGGGCGACGCCCTGACCAAGGCCTCCGAGGACAACCCGGACGCGATCGTCGACGTCGCCACCCTGACCGGCGCGATGGTGCTGGCGCTGGGCGACCGCACCTTCGGGATCATGGCCAACGACGACGCCTTCCGCACCTCGATCCACGAGATCGCGGAAGAGGTCGGCGAGGCCTCCTGGCCGATGCCGCTCCCCGAGGACCTGCGCAAGACGATGGACTCCCCCACCGCCGACATCGCCAACATGGGTGTCCGGATGGGCGGCGGCCTGGTGGCCGGCCTCTTCCTCCAGGAGTTCGTGGGCGAGGGCATCACCTGGGCCCACCTGGACATCGCGGGCCCGGCCTTCCACGAGGGCGCCCCGTACGGCTACACGCCCAAGGGCGGCACCGGCTCCGCCGTGCGCACCCTGGTGCGGCTGGCCGAGCGCACCGCCACCGGTGACCTGGGCTGA
- the sucB gene encoding 2-oxoglutarate dehydrogenase, E2 component, dihydrolipoamide succinyltransferase: MSVSVTLPALGESVTEGTVTRWLKAEGERVEADEPLLEVSTDKVDTEIPSPVSGILASIKVAEDETVEVGAELAVIDDGSGAPAPVAAPAAETVAAPAPVAEAPAVPAPAETPAAPVAAAPAASGTDVVLPALGESVTEGTVTRWLKEVGESVEADEPLLEVSTDKVDTEIPAPVSGTLLEILVAEDETAEVGARLAVIGVAGAAPAAAPAAAAPAPVAPAAPVAAPAPVVAAPAVAAPVAAPAPVAPVAAPAPVAAPAPVAAPAPVAPAAPAAVSGDEGAYVTPLVRKLASESGVNLSTVTGTGVGGRIRKQDVLAAAEAAKAAAAAPAPAAAPAAKAPAAAVSELRGQTVKMTRMRKVIGDNMMKALHSQAQLSSVVEVDITKIMKLREKAKAGFLAREGVKLSPMPFFVKAAAQALKAHAVVNARINEDEGTITYFDSENIGIAVDSEKGLMTPVIKGAGDLNLAGISKATADLAAKVRGNKITPDELSGATFTISNTGSRGALFDTVIVPPNQVAILGIGATVKRPVVIETAEGTNIGIRDMTYLTLSYDHRLVDGADAARYLSAVKAILEAGEFEVELGL, from the coding sequence ATGTCGGTTTCCGTAACCCTTCCGGCGCTCGGTGAGAGCGTCACCGAGGGCACTGTCACCCGCTGGCTGAAGGCCGAGGGCGAGCGCGTCGAGGCCGACGAGCCGCTGCTCGAGGTCTCGACCGACAAGGTCGACACCGAGATCCCCTCCCCCGTCTCCGGCATCCTGGCCTCCATCAAGGTCGCCGAGGACGAGACCGTCGAGGTCGGCGCCGAGCTGGCCGTCATCGACGACGGCTCCGGCGCCCCGGCCCCGGTCGCGGCTCCCGCCGCCGAGACCGTCGCCGCTCCGGCCCCGGTCGCCGAGGCCCCGGCCGTCCCCGCACCGGCCGAGACCCCGGCTGCCCCCGTTGCCGCCGCTCCGGCTGCTTCCGGCACCGATGTCGTGCTCCCCGCGCTGGGCGAGTCCGTCACCGAGGGCACCGTCACCCGCTGGCTGAAGGAGGTCGGCGAGTCCGTCGAGGCCGACGAGCCGCTGCTCGAGGTCTCCACGGACAAGGTCGACACCGAGATCCCCGCGCCGGTTTCCGGCACCCTGCTGGAGATCCTGGTCGCCGAGGACGAGACCGCCGAGGTCGGCGCCCGTCTGGCCGTCATCGGCGTCGCGGGCGCGGCTCCGGCCGCCGCCCCGGCCGCCGCTGCCCCGGCTCCGGTCGCTCCGGCTGCTCCGGTCGCCGCTCCGGCTCCGGTCGTGGCCGCCCCGGCCGTGGCCGCTCCGGTCGCCGCCCCGGCGCCGGTGGCCCCCGTGGCCGCTCCGGCTCCGGTCGCCGCTCCGGCCCCGGTCGCCGCTCCGGCTCCGGTCGCCCCGGCCGCTCCCGCCGCCGTCTCCGGCGACGAGGGCGCGTACGTGACCCCGCTGGTGCGCAAGCTCGCCTCGGAGTCCGGCGTCAACCTGTCCACGGTCACGGGCACCGGCGTCGGTGGCCGCATCCGCAAGCAGGACGTCCTGGCCGCCGCCGAGGCCGCCAAGGCCGCCGCTGCCGCCCCGGCTCCGGCCGCCGCTCCCGCCGCGAAGGCTCCGGCCGCCGCGGTGTCCGAGCTGCGCGGTCAGACCGTCAAGATGACCCGCATGCGCAAGGTCATCGGCGACAACATGATGAAGGCCCTGCACTCGCAGGCGCAGCTCAGCTCCGTGGTCGAGGTGGACATCACCAAGATCATGAAGCTGCGCGAGAAGGCCAAGGCCGGCTTCCTCGCCCGCGAGGGCGTCAAGCTGTCCCCGATGCCGTTCTTCGTCAAGGCCGCTGCCCAGGCGCTGAAGGCCCACGCGGTCGTCAACGCCCGGATCAACGAGGACGAGGGCACCATCACCTACTTCGACTCGGAGAACATCGGCATCGCCGTGGACTCCGAGAAGGGCCTGATGACCCCGGTCATCAAGGGTGCCGGTGACCTCAACCTGGCGGGCATCTCCAAGGCGACCGCCGACCTGGCCGCCAAGGTCCGCGGCAACAAGATCACGCCGGACGAGCTGTCGGGCGCGACCTTCACCATCAGCAACACCGGCTCGCGCGGTGCGCTGTTCGACACGGTCATCGTGCCCCCGAACCAGGTCGCCATCCTGGGCATCGGTGCCACGGTCAAGCGCCCGGTGGTCATCGAGACCGCCGAGGGCACGAACATCGGCATCCGGGACATGACGTACCTGACCCTGTCCTACGACCACCGCCTGGTGGACGGCGCGGACGCGGCCCGGTACCTCTCCGCCGTCAAGGCGATCCTCGAGGCCGGCGAGTTCGAGGTCGAGCTCGGTCTCTGA
- a CDS encoding spherulation-specific family 4 protein, with protein MLLVPLYEHPADRPEEWERLIRSAGQLHSVVLNPDSGPGQAPDERFAAVSARLRDAGVPVLGYTDTDYGRRPHAAVVQDLLRHRDWYGADGSFLDQASADPALLPHYGRLAVAARAAGARTLVLNHGVHPHPGYARLADLLVTFEGPWDAYRDAASTPPPWTADHPAQLFCHLVYAVPPDAPAAELAAQRHAGVHCAVPGTGAHPWGTLPYALEASG; from the coding sequence ATGCTGCTGGTGCCGCTCTACGAGCACCCCGCCGACCGGCCCGAGGAGTGGGAGCGGCTCATCCGCTCCGCCGGGCAGCTGCACTCGGTGGTGCTCAACCCCGACAGCGGGCCCGGCCAGGCCCCCGACGAGCGGTTCGCCGCCGTCTCCGCGCGACTGCGGGACGCCGGCGTGCCCGTCCTCGGGTACACCGACACCGACTACGGGCGGCGCCCGCACGCCGCCGTCGTCCAGGACCTGCTGCGCCACCGCGACTGGTACGGGGCCGACGGGTCCTTCCTCGACCAGGCCTCCGCCGACCCGGCCCTACTGCCCCACTACGGCCGGCTCGCCGTCGCCGCCCGGGCCGCGGGGGCCCGTACGCTCGTCCTGAACCACGGCGTCCACCCGCACCCCGGGTACGCCCGGCTCGCCGACCTGCTCGTCACCTTCGAGGGCCCCTGGGACGCCTACCGCGACGCCGCCTCCACACCGCCGCCGTGGACCGCCGACCATCCCGCGCAGCTGTTCTGCCACCTCGTCTACGCCGTCCCGCCGGACGCGCCCGCCGCCGAACTCGCGGCCCAGCGCCACGCCGGGGTGCACTGCGCGGTCCCCGGCACCGGAGCACACCCGTGGGGAACCCTCCCGTACGCGTTGGAGGCGTCCGGATGA